The nucleotide sequence TTTTTTACCTAATTATTTCCTGGGGAATAAGTTCGATATTTGTCGTTGCAGTCTATTATAAGAAAAAGGTAGATCAACCAAACTATGAATGGCGGATTGCAACGGGGTTAACCATCCCGGCAATACTCAGTTATTGGCCTTTAACTATATTAGCGAAAAAAAACAGGCCATCTATAGTTGTTACAGAAGCGATTATATACTGGATTCTTGGGCATGTTTTTTTATGTGCTGTTATTAGTGCTTGTTAACCGATGGTATGTCGGTAAATTTTAAATGTTTTGGGAGAGAACACTTTGTCATTTATAACGATATCCAACCTGTTAATACTGAACGGAATATTGTTTGGATTATTATTTTGTTTATTTATTTATTTGCTTATTTTTAAAGTGGTGGAGTTACGAAAAGAAAAAAATAAGCAGATGTTGATGGAAGAATTGGATCCTCTTTTTTTGGACTTTGTAGTTTCAGGGGTGAATCAGCCAGACTTTTCTCAAGTGGATGAAAGGATAATAGAGGATGTCCTTAGCAAATACTTAACCTTTTTCAAACAGGGGGATCAAGTTGAGCGAATTCAACACCTTGCCAGTGAGTTGCTTTCCGATTTTTATAAAGATAAGCTAGAACATAGACGACTTTCTGTTCGGTTGAATGCTCTTTATCAGCTAGAAAATTTTCACTTGATTACATTTCAAGAACAGTTGGAAGGCAAACTCAAAAAAGAGGCGTATGAAAATGCTGAAGAAAAGTTCCAGCTTGCACGAGTCTTGTCGACGTTTCAATCTGAATTGCTTTTTCAGTATCTCATTTTTCATGGTAAAGAACCAATTCCAAAGTTCATATATAAAGAAATTCTCTATCGTTTCGATGCGAGTATTTCGGTAAAGTTTCTGGACTATTACGATCAACTTCCAGAAGCTTTTCAAAAAGCAGTGATGGAATGGCTAGGTGAGACAAACACCATTCAGCATTTGCCATTTGTGGAGTCTAAGCTATCGAATGATAAAGTCGAGGTTCGTATTAGTGCTCTGAAAGCAATAGCCTCAATTGGATACGTGAGTGATGTAGATCAGTTAATTCCGTTCGCGGAATCTAAGGTAGAGCCAGAAAGAATTTTGTTTGCTCGAATTGCGAAAAAACTTCAACGCGAGCGTTTGAAAAAGTATATCGTCGAGTTAACGTCAGATCCAAGTTGGTTTGTACGCCAAGCTGCTGGAGAAGCAATTGCCAGTTATCCAGATGCCAACATTCTTTTTTTATACATTCTAGAAAATACAACAGATCCGTTTGCAAAAGATTTAGCCTTGCAATGGGTCGAGGAGGTGGGCGACAATGGATAATTTATTGGAAGGCTTCAGTTCGTATCTTTTGCCTGTAATCGTGTATGGGTTTATCGGATACATGTCCATCAGTATCTGTGTGTATATCGTTATTTTTGTAGTGTCTGCCATCGATTTAAGAAAAAAGTATAAGTTGAATGAAGAGGATGCCTACGAAGATTATCTTAATTCAGCAGATACAAAGCCTTTAACGGTCATTGTCCCAGCTTACAATGAGGAAGCAGGGATAATTGGATCTGTGAGATCTTTGTTAAGTATGAATTATCCGGAATATGAAATTGTCATTGTGAATGATGGAAGTAAGGATCGAACGCTGGAGTTAGTAGTGGAACGGTTTGAAATGAAACCAGTATCGAAGCCTATTCGCATGAAGCTGCAGACGAAACCAGTCAAACAATTGTACCAATCAGTAGTCTATCCAAATGTCTATTTAATTGATAAAGAAAATGGTGGGAAAGCCGATAGCTTAAATGCAGGAATTAATGTTTCCCATTACCCATTTATTTGCTCGATAGATGGGGATTCTGTTCTAGATCGAAATTCATTTGTAAAAGTGATGAAACCAATCATCGAATCAGATGAACAAGTGATTGCAA is from Radiobacillus kanasensis and encodes:
- a CDS encoding HEAT repeat domain-containing protein encodes the protein MSFITISNLLILNGILFGLLFCLFIYLLIFKVVELRKEKNKQMLMEELDPLFLDFVVSGVNQPDFSQVDERIIEDVLSKYLTFFKQGDQVERIQHLASELLSDFYKDKLEHRRLSVRLNALYQLENFHLITFQEQLEGKLKKEAYENAEEKFQLARVLSTFQSELLFQYLIFHGKEPIPKFIYKEILYRFDASISVKFLDYYDQLPEAFQKAVMEWLGETNTIQHLPFVESKLSNDKVEVRISALKAIASIGYVSDVDQLIPFAESKVEPERILFARIAKKLQRERLKKYIVELTSDPSWFVRQAAGEAIASYPDANILFLYILENTTDPFAKDLALQWVEEVGDNG